The following are encoded in a window of Methanobrevibacter ruminantium M1 genomic DNA:
- a CDS encoding ARPP-1 family domain-containing protein produces MSNTEKINVNVESNKDKGFSDDINTIFINFNGLNISLELMEKQSYKNMDIIPIKTDSFAKKDFITLKKGFEMGLVEIKELENEEVNTVICKNDAVVPLILIDGDEIIGAKQNRIMNESLLIPAKSQVKIPVSCTEHGRWRFKSNEREFQHSDYSLNFESRRIKSIARNECRDYQSDVWSHISDLEDRHSFRSRTSSMNDNYEHSKTAQDDYIKNLMIADGANGLICFINGEFKGLELFYNHSIYKEYYEKTLRSYIIEAISYGGNNTVGEELFRVINGEMNDLSSSEFIEYETVGLGKNIRFATKGGSGSGLIFEDELVHMTYFKEDSNKNYEIL; encoded by the coding sequence ATGTCAAATACAGAAAAAATAAATGTAAATGTAGAATCCAATAAAGATAAGGGATTTAGTGATGATATCAACACAATCTTCATAAACTTCAATGGTCTAAACATTAGCCTTGAACTTATGGAAAAACAATCCTATAAAAATATGGACATTATTCCTATAAAAACTGACAGCTTTGCAAAAAAAGATTTCATCACACTTAAAAAAGGCTTTGAAATGGGCCTTGTTGAAATAAAGGAGCTTGAAAATGAGGAAGTAAATACAGTAATCTGCAAAAACGATGCAGTTGTTCCGCTTATCCTAATCGATGGTGATGAAATAATAGGAGCCAAGCAAAACAGAATAATGAATGAAAGCCTTCTAATTCCAGCAAAGTCTCAAGTGAAAATCCCAGTCAGTTGTACAGAACATGGCCGCTGGAGATTCAAGTCAAACGAGAGAGAATTCCAACATTCTGATTATTCCCTTAACTTCGAAAGCAGAAGAATCAAGTCAATTGCAAGAAACGAATGCAGAGACTATCAATCTGATGTATGGAGTCATATAAGCGATCTTGAAGACAGACATTCCTTTAGATCAAGGACAAGCTCAATGAACGACAATTACGAGCATTCTAAAACCGCTCAAGATGACTATATAAAGAATTTAATGATTGCAGATGGAGCTAATGGTCTCATTTGCTTTATAAACGGTGAATTTAAGGGATTAGAGTTATTCTATAATCATAGCATCTATAAGGAATATTATGAAAAGACATTAAGAAGCTATATTATTGAAGCCATTTCTTATGGAGGAAATAATACAGTTGGCGAAGAATTATTTAGAGTGATTAATGGTGAAATGAATGATTTATCTTCATCTGAATTTATAGAATATGAAACCGTTGGCCTTGGAAAGAATATAAGATTCGCAACTAAAGGAGGATCAGGTTCTGGCCTTATATTTGAAGATGAATTAGTTCATATGACTTACTTCAAAGAGGATTCCAATAAAAACTATGAAATTTTATAG
- a CDS encoding DUF2299 domain-containing protein: MAVIDEEQVREWLMEEDMIREKIYDENANFHYIINFPNNNAMDVIQPRTKEDVLLIGCATEVSQVEQDMIKNTDKAINQEFIWNVRFALNEMLLDFELEHPDDQLKRFIITEDIFSDGLTKHVLVKSIKKVFKAKLQCIWLLGKTYGTVQMKKE; the protein is encoded by the coding sequence ATGGCTGTAATAGATGAAGAACAAGTAAGAGAATGGTTAATGGAAGAAGACATGATTAGAGAAAAGATTTATGATGAAAATGCTAATTTCCATTATATTATCAATTTCCCAAATAACAATGCAATGGATGTAATTCAGCCTAGAACAAAAGAAGACGTTCTCCTTATAGGCTGTGCAACAGAAGTCTCACAAGTAGAGCAAGACATGATAAAAAACACTGATAAGGCAATAAATCAGGAGTTTATATGGAACGTAAGATTTGCCTTAAACGAAATGCTTCTAGACTTTGAGTTGGAACATCCGGATGATCAATTGAAACGTTTTATCATAACTGAAGACATATTTTCTGATGGGCTTACAAAACATGTCCTTGTTAAATCAATTAAAAAGGTATTTAAAGCAAAATTACAATGTATTTGGTTGTTAGGTAAAACATATGGAACAGTCCAGATGAAAAAAGAATAA
- a CDS encoding cobalamin biosynthesis protein — translation MITELYSNSIYMLLTILLFSLAVDLLLGEFPMQIHPVVWIGKIISFFKNILIKYDNKIAGLILSIAVIIVSSLIVLIPMAIARYLLPYNDMMIYLFKLIAILLLTSTFSVKLLLDSARDVEKDLRNNNLNKARQAVSYLVSRDTNELNKEHVISAVIETLSENIPDSYVSTVFYYSIVGIIASLCGIGDFDVIILAVLAAFIHRVVDTMDSMVGYKTKELYNIGFIPAHLDDALNYIPARFSGALIVVSAMFLRLNWKNALFIMRRDANNCDSPNSGYTMATVAGALNIQLEKEGVYTLGDNINPINVDCIEKAVDLARLTIFLVTIFFMFVFMDLILLML, via the coding sequence ATGATAACTGAACTTTACTCCAATTCAATTTATATGTTACTTACAATCTTGCTATTTTCACTTGCAGTAGATCTTCTTCTAGGTGAGTTTCCAATGCAGATACATCCTGTAGTATGGATTGGAAAAATAATAAGCTTTTTTAAGAATATCCTAATCAAATACGACAATAAGATAGCTGGATTGATTCTCTCAATTGCTGTAATAATTGTTTCATCACTTATTGTTCTAATTCCAATGGCTATAGCAAGGTATCTATTGCCATATAATGATATGATGATTTATCTATTCAAGCTGATAGCGATTTTGCTTCTTACTTCAACATTTTCAGTCAAGCTGTTGTTGGATTCTGCCCGTGATGTTGAAAAGGACTTAAGGAACAATAACTTAAATAAGGCACGTCAGGCCGTTAGCTATCTGGTTAGCCGTGACACTAATGAATTGAATAAGGAGCATGTCATATCCGCTGTAATAGAGACTCTAAGTGAAAACATACCTGACTCCTATGTTTCAACTGTATTCTACTATTCAATTGTTGGAATAATAGCTAGCCTATGTGGAATTGGAGACTTTGATGTCATAATACTTGCTGTTCTTGCTGCATTTATCCATAGGGTTGTTGATACAATGGATTCCATGGTAGGATACAAGACTAAGGAACTCTACAATATCGGTTTTATTCCAGCGCATTTGGATGATGCTTTAAATTACATACCTGCAAGGTTTTCTGGAGCTTTGATTGTTGTATCTGCTATGTTTCTACGTTTAAATTGGAAAAATGCATTGTTTATTATGAGAAGGGATGCAAACAATTGTGACAGTCCTAATTCAGGATATACGATGGCAACAGTAGCTGGAGCATTAAACATTCAGCTAGAAAAGGAAGGAGTTTATACCTTAGGGGATAATATAAATCCAATAAATGTTGATTGCATTGAAAAGGCAGTGGATCTAGCAAGACTGACCATATTTTTAGTTACAATATTCTTCATGTTTGTATTTATGGATTTAATTCTTTTAATGCTTTAA